The genomic interval GGGCTGCCTCGAGCCACGCGAGCACGTGGACGCCGGCGGTTGGCGCCGGCAACCCTGAAGGTGCGGCGGATACTCCCAAGGCTTTGAGCCAGGGATGCCTACTTCGGCGTGCCGCTGATGGCGTCCTCGTCAGCAATGGAACTGGACCGGTGGCTTGTCGGATCGCTTGGGGCGGCTGAAGTCGGAGATGCAGCCTTCTGGTTGTCTTGGGTTGCGGGCTGCCAACGGTCTACAGGGCCGTCCTGGGATGACAGCGGCGGGGGTTTTGTGGGGCTGGCAGGGATCGAACCCACGGCCAACCGGTTATGAGGTGGCGGCCACTGAGCTGAGCGCTGTGCTCACCTGCGGAAAAGCTGATTGTGAAGGAACGAAACCCGCGTAGATATCCGCTCGCTCATCCGGTCATCATGGGGCCCACGAATAGGGGCACACGATGAGCACCGTATCCGTAGATGATCCGTCACGGCATCACCGGGCCAACCCTGCCTACCAGCCAAACGCTGTGATATGATGCTGCCACAGCTAACACAGTAGCCCGGTGGGAGACGCGATGAGCGATCCGGTGACCGACATCCTCGAACACGGCAGCGACACACAACGGGCGGCGCTGCGCAGTTTCGCCGCCGCGCTCACCGACGCGGCCGCCGCCGCGGCCGCCCCCGCCGAGCCGCGGCCGGGCCTGGGCGACCCGCCCACCGCCGAGGAGGTCGCCGGCGCGGTGCGCCGCAACCACGAGCGTGTGTGGCGCTTCCGCGAGCAGCTGTACGACCGCGCGCTGTCATACCGGGAGGCCGCCCGGCGCCTTGGCGTGTCCACCAACCAGATCACCAACCTTGTGCGCACCGGCGACCTGCTCGCCATCGACGGCCCCGACGGCCCGCGGCTGCCCGCCTGGCAGTTCAACCCCGACACGCGCCGCGGGCGCCTCGACGGCATCCGCCACGCCACCACGGTGTTCTGTGGCCGCGTCTTGGGGCTGTCCGCTTGGATGACCACCCCCAGCCAGGCGCTCGGCGGCCGCACCCCCGCCGACGCGCTCGCCGACGGCGACGTCGATCACGTCGTCGCCCTCGCCGACTACACCTAACCCGGCTGCGCACATGCCCGGGCCCCCACCGGATCCCGATACGGCCACGCTACCGGACCCACCGGACCGGCCGGCCCGCGACCACCCAACCCCCGTCGACCTCGGCGGGGTCGCGCTGTGGCGCATCTGGCACCCCACCGTCCACACGCCTGCCGCGACGACGCTGCGCACCTACGGGCCGCTGCACCGCTTCGACCCGCACCCGCCGCCGGCCCGCGACCACGCCCCGCGCGGGCCCTACGCGTGGTACGGCGCCTTCCTGTTCGACACCGCCGTGTGCGAGCGTCTCGCCCGCGGCGCACCCGTCGTCGACGTCTGCCCCGGACTGCGTGCCACCCTCGTCGCCACCGCTCCCGCCACCGCCGTGCACGACCTCACCGACGCGCAGACCTGCGCAGCTCTCGGCGCCGACCCCGCCCTCGGAGACGACCGCGCCCCCGACGCCTACACCCGCACCCAATGGTGGGCCCGACACCTGCACCCCACCCCCCGCGTGGGGGGACTGCGCTACTGGTCCGCCCGCCACCGCGGGGCCGACGACCGCCGCCAGGGCATCAACATCGTCCTGTGGCGCAAACGTGCGCTGCGCCAACCCCTCCACCAGCACCGCCTCATCGACGACGTGCTGTGGCCCCACATGATTGTCGCGCTCGACCGCGTCGGCGTCGCCGCCAACCGCATCCCCGCCTGTCCGCGCTGCTGACCGTCCAGGCCGCCG from Egibacteraceae bacterium carries:
- a CDS encoding antitoxin Xre/MbcA/ParS toxin-binding domain-containing protein, translating into MSDPVTDILEHGSDTQRAALRSFAAALTDAAAAAAAPAEPRPGLGDPPTAEEVAGAVRRNHERVWRFREQLYDRALSYREAARRLGVSTNQITNLVRTGDLLAIDGPDGPRLPAWQFNPDTRRGRLDGIRHATTVFCGRVLGLSAWMTTPSQALGGRTPADALADGDVDHVVALADYT
- a CDS encoding RES family NAD+ phosphorylase; the encoded protein is MPGPPPDPDTATLPDPPDRPARDHPTPVDLGGVALWRIWHPTVHTPAATTLRTYGPLHRFDPHPPPARDHAPRGPYAWYGAFLFDTAVCERLARGAPVVDVCPGLRATLVATAPATAVHDLTDAQTCAALGADPALGDDRAPDAYTRTQWWARHLHPTPRVGGLRYWSARHRGADDRRQGINIVLWRKRALRQPLHQHRLIDDVLWPHMIVALDRVGVAANRIPACPRC